Part of the Toxotes jaculatrix isolate fToxJac2 chromosome 8, fToxJac2.pri, whole genome shotgun sequence genome is shown below.
TACTGCAGTTAATGTCTGTGGGTTAAGAGTTGTTAAACTGGATGCTTAAGTTTAGGAATTGAGTGTTTTTCCTGTAGCATCTCCCCCATCATCTGGTTCTGAGTCAGTGGCATCAGCTGATGGAGCTGTGCGCCAACAGAGCCAAATGTCTAAGTAGGGCTGCTGAGTTTATAGCTCAGGGTGAGGTGGAGTAAAGCCTGGTGTCTGGAGGAGTTCAAGCTGTGCAGGAACTTGGTTAGAAACATGCATCTTCATTTTATATCTCACTTTCATTTGGCTGAGTGTTCCATAAAATCAGTGTAAATTACATCTAATTAAAAgattagtttgacattttgggtgACATTTTAGATTAGTTAGATGAGCAAATTAAGCTATTGGCTGGTTTCTCTTAACCCAAAAACTGGATGGAGGGGGAAACAGCAAGTCTGgccaaacataaaacacatgcCTATCAGCACCTTtatagcctctctctctctcttttttccttttttattttttcctgttcatTATCTGCTGTCTGATAGTAAAACATcttatttttgcttttcaggATCAATTAATGTATTCTGACTGTCTTCATTAAGCATATTGTGACTTAGTTGATCATGTTTTAACATTAATGGATATAATAATGCTTGATTACCATATAGAAAAAGTAATGGTAATTGAgtcaaacaagaaaagaaaaacaaaatcaagtgaAACCCAGAGAGCATTTAGAGTATATTAATACATCAGGAAAGGCATTAACacttttaactttaaaacaTGCATATTCAGAATATAAGCCTTCACATAatcagacaaaagaagaaatctgagctgtgtgtgctTGGAGGGTTAACGGTGTGCACAGCCTATGACAGCTGGGGGTAGAACAGAGGAATGTTGTTTGCCACTGGGTAAGGCAGCGTGGGAGCAATCTGGCAGCAGGGATGGAGGCACaaaaggaaaactaaaaaacaagGTGTAAGCACGATGTGTTTGTGAACTTACAGACTTGCAGAGACAAACCTGGGCATGCCCTGTCCAATACCCACAACTGAATCTTAACAGGGTGTGGCGGGGGCGAGATTTTGCAACtacagactgaacaaacaagAAGGGCTTTATTCCCCTTGGATTTATGAGTGGAGTTGATAGAGAAAGTTCCTTGCTTTCttataaatgtcaaaattttaatCCGTGCATTAAAACTGACTGGCCACTGTGTTGTCAATATAAGCACATGAATATATACAATGAAGTGACTCTATCTGTTCACCAGAGGGCACCCATTCTTTTCAGAAATTTGTTTCATCCAGTGTTGTGTGACAGCCAAGTCCAAATacctttctgttttcatttaggGAAGATTTGTTAAGCACttatcacactgagataacgaTTTGTGTTACTGCcctttttgatttatttatcctccattttattttgaaagataTACTGACATTACATGCCTAAGtttacaaaaaaatctaaaacattcTGACATCCTGAAACCTTATTACCACTTACTAATAATTTCATCTTGACTTTGCAAATAACACAGACTCGTAcagttatgtttttctttcGCTTTATTTCCATAATATAGGGAGAAAACACTGTGTAGTCACAGACCAACAGTCAATATTCATAATTTATCTATttttaacactgtaaaaatatccATAGACATCTTCAGATTTCAAAACTGGTGAGCTTATGTCTTCATCAACTTGGATGTGTTCCTGACATCAGAGAACTGTGTTTCTTTagatgcagtttgtttttgttaaacatGAGGTGGAAACTGACTTAGTTGGTTCTGACAAAGGACTCGTAGAGGGACATGAGGCGAGCCTGGAGGTCCTGGGCGTATGGGTTCAGCTTTTCCCTCACCTCATCAACGTAGGGGGCGGCCATCTCTTTCACCTGCTGGGCTCTCTGAGTCAGCTCACTTTGGACCTTCTCAGTCACGGGGGCCACACGCTCCTTGAAGTCCTGCAGGTGCTGGTCCACCTTCTGCTTCAGGTCATCAGTGTAGGGCCCCAGCTGAGTCTGCAGTTCCCTCACATTCTGCTCCAGGTTGATCTTCAACTCCTCTGTCTTCTGCATCAGGGTGGTCCTCAGGGCGTCAGAGTCCAGGGAGTCTGCGTAGGGGGCCAGCTCCTGTTTGAGCTGCTCCACTCTCTGCTGGATCTGAGCCTTCATGTCCTCAGTGTAAGGCTCCAGTCTCTCCCTCACTGTGCTCAGTTCTTGGTTCAAACGCTCTTTCAGCACGTCAGCCTCTGCGGTAACTTTCACGACCAGGTCCTGGGCTGCAGGGGGAAGCTGCTCCTGGAGGGTGACTGCATATGTGCTGGCGATGTCAGCACTTTCTGTCAGACGAGCACTAGATATGAAAGTGAACAAGGAGATGAAGTTTAGTCTTAAGAAAACATTCTAGTTgggaaaatttgaaaatgagTTGCCGGTTTTTTAGACTATTTGCATATTACACGTGGTCGGACATTTTGTAAGATCTACCTGACTTCCTGTCCAAACTGGGACTTCTTGATCATCTGGAGGGTGTCATCAGCTGTCTGGGTGGCTTTGCCAACATAGTCCCAGAAAGCATCAGTCAGCACTTCCAGCTGTGGCTTGGGTGCATCAGCATAGAAGAGGTTGGCGTGACAGCCTGTTTGATGGAGCCAAGATTAGTTTGAGAAAGATTAGTTTCAGCCATGCATGACAATCTGCTGTGAGGTTTGTGAGTTGCTCAGTACATATTCACCCCTCACCAAGGCTTGTAGTTTTTTCATGTTGACCATACCAgttgataattttttttatcctccaAAGTTTACAATAGAATAATGACATTTTGGCATCATACTTACCACTGAAAATGGCAAGGACAAGCACAACAAGGACCTTCATGGCTCTTAGACCTTATGACAAGAAAATAACCAGTAAGGCACCACAGCAAGCAGTAAACAACTAGACAGTTCCTCTTATTTCTCCTTCTTACCCGTGTTTCCGAGTGTATTTGCAAGTCCACTTGGCAGCGCTTGTGTTCAGCTGTTGAGGTTCTGCAGCTTATATAGCAAGCCAGAAAGTAATGATCCCAAAGTCCAGGTGCTAGTGCCGTGCTGTCACAGTGCCTCACCCTGCTATCCTCACCCATACTGTTATACCAATGCACATACACCCTGAGTACATAGCCCAGTTTCTGTAGCTTCATATGTCAGTGATTATCAGGCAGATATTTttcgttgttgtttttttttttttttgaagccatGACAATTGCTGCATTCTCTATTGGTGGCATTTGTTGTACCAAGACAGACAAAACctccttctttcatttctttgatgtcCAGCTTTGATTAGAGGTGTGGTAGGTGTTTTATTGCCTCTATTAGCTTGATATTTTGCCAGCTCATGTCAGGGTAACTTATGATTCTAGTTTCTGTATCAGCAATCACTATCTGTCACTCTGGCCAAAGGTTAGAAGACTCAGACACCGTCAGCTTCTGAAGGACAAAGTAGCTGCTGTTTCACACCAAACACGCCAGAGTTCAGTTCTCAGAAACCACTATTAAAGAGCAGTAATTTTCTTCAAGACGTGATCATTTTTCATCAGAAAGGTGCATGGTGAggggggattaaaaaaaaaaaagttcagctgaaataaacacatttttcaggAGATTATTATGCCCAAATTTTTTAACCAATAGTGTGTCATATCAAATCTCCACAGATGACCATAAATCTGATTCTACcaggatgtgctgcatcagatTTAGGTCTTTATTGTATTACTTCTTACTCTCATTTAGATTAAATTGAACTGTCCTTTTTAAACCATCAAatttacagtttcagtttctgcatAGTACCTCTGTGATTCCCACAGGAGTTTTTCACAGTTGAAACATATTCCTGTGGGACCTTTAATATTCCTGAGGgaccttttctttgtctgacaTACTGTGATGTagaagaaaaatgtatttttctgcaATTTACTCAGTCACTGTTTATTGTGAGTATTTCAGAGAATTGCTCCCACTTGTGGTAATGCTTAAATCTCCCCATCTACCTGTTACTTTGATAATAACTTTTACCTTCTGCAATGAGTTGCAATATTAAATCctgaaacataaacattttaGGGAAATACAGTGCTACTTTGACAGCCAGATGGGAAATATAGTACTTTTAAAGGGTTACACAAAAGTGACTCCATTACTGGCACAAATTCTACCTGCTGGTCACTGTACAAAGTTGATATAATATTTGATCATTTTGAGCCTTTATCAGTataaaaatcaagaaaacaTTTGAGTGCCTCATGCTATTTTATTCTTGTTGCTTGACCCTAATACAAAGTTCACTAGTGTAAGGGTTCCAAGGTTATCTGGAGTTATCTGCAGGCTGTTGGCGCTGAACTACGTGGATAGTTAATCACTGTATCCTAAATGCTTTCTAGAGAGGGGTCAGAGGAGAACTACTGCAATATTTCTTGTGGTGTGAGCAACTTTCCTAAAAGGCACAAAACCTCTGTATGGTATAAagattgtgtttatgtgtctgcatTGTAGTCTTGGTCATGTGATAGTAGccaggaaaaacagcagaaacagccaTTGTGACAGCATGGCAGGGACTTCTGGACTTTGGGCCCTTGACTACAAGTGTCACCTGGCTTCAGTATATATACATGGAAGCACCACTCTGACATACAAACACGGCAAGCCCTGAAAGATACACAAGCCAAAAGCAGGTGAGAATTATAccacatttgaaaacaaaagtttaagagacaaatataaatattttgacatttgcaTTTGTAGATCTTTCTATTCacttactgtgtgtttattattattactattcatcatagtttttcagtttttcatttattacGTCCTCTTCCCTAACTGTGTGGCATGCAATTGTAACATAGCAATTTCTCTTCAGGGATCATtaatgtttttctgattctggttatgatgtttttcagcaaATTACAGTCATGAAGGTGTTTGTGGTACTAGCCATTGCAGTGCTGTCTGGTAAGTTGtaagcttttgtttttgactttaaaGTTAAGTGTCTTTTTGACATATCTAACTCAAATCTAACTTAGGCTGATGTTGCATTGCTTGATGAGCAATCATGATAAGCTGAATGACTGAAAATTACTTTCAAACTGATTTTGTCTGCATCCAACAGGCTGTCACGCCAATCTCTTCTATGCTGATCCACCCAAGCCACAACTGGAAGTGCTGACTGATGCTTTCTGGGACTACATTGCCAAGGCCACCCAGACAGCTGATGACACCCTCCAGATGATCAGGAAGTCCCAGTTTGGACAGGAAGTCAAGTAAGTTGTTTGACATACAGTGCCATGAGGAGTGACGTGATAGTATTACACAAACCTCTGATGGTAAAACGGTTTCTTTGCCTTCGTTTCTAGTGCCCGTCTGGCAGACAGTGCTGACATTGCTGGGAAATACGCAGTCACCCTCCAGGAGCAACTTCCCCCTGCAGCCCAGGACCTGATGACCAAGATCACCGCAGAGGCTGATGTGCTAAGAAATGTGCTGACCCAGGAGCTTACTTCTGTCAGAGACAAGCTGGAGCCTTACACCGAGGATATGAAGGCCCAGATCCAGCAGAGAGTGGAGCAGCTCAAACAGGAGTTGGCCCCCTACGCAGACTCCCTGGACTCTGAGGCCTTGAGGACGACCCTGATGCAGAAGAGCGAGGAGCTGAAGACTAGCTTGGAACAGAGTGTGAAGGATCTGCAGGCTCAGCTGGGGCCCTACACTGATGACCTGAAGCAGAAGGTGGACCAGCACCTGCGGGACTTTCAAAATAGTGTGACCCCCATGACAGAGAAGGTCCAGGTCGAGCTAAGTCAGAGGGCCAACCTCGTGAAACAAGTGGTGGCCCCTTACGCTGAGGACTTGAGAGAAAAGTTGGACCCCTATGCACAGGACCTCCAAGCTCAGCTCATGTCGCTCTACCAGTCCTTTGTCCAAGCCAATTAAGCCAACATCCTCCACAGTCAACCTGCTCCATCACTGACCAAAATGCCAGCTTTGTTTGGTCTACCGCTGTATGAAGCATATTATAATTTAAATAGCTGAATTGTACTGTAAACCAAATTAAGCTGGATGTATAGCCATGAAATAATATTTATTGCTAAGTGCAACATTTGTAAAGCAAACCTCTGCACTTGTCAGGCATGTACATACTTcgtttttattgtgtgtggaAGCTGTATGTTTTTCTAATTCCTGTAagttatgaaaaaataaatagatgaatGTAGAAAATAAGAATTGtcagatctttttttcctttgcgGTCTTTTACAGACATTGTATCTGATCTGTAATCTGAtgacaaacatttcattcaaCATGTGTTTCTACAACTATTTTAGTTCTAAATGCACATGCTGTGTATTTACAAGCCATGCAGAAAGCACACTCACAAAGTATGataattacaaaaacacataGAGGGACAACTATGGTCACAACCCACAGTGGTGCAtgtgcagtttttgttttgtttttttcccaggagGCAGCTAGTATTTTGATACCATCTGCCATGTCTTAACATGTCCTGGCTCCTGTTCCAGCTTTCTTTCCCTAGTTTTTCCAGAGGCAGACCATTGTTCTTATTCTTGTGCTTGTCATCGCTTGCCATGAAACTGCACCTTCCCTGTGTCAACACTAAAATCGAGAAATTGTTGTGAGAAATGTGACCAACCTGATGTGAGAGAGGCTTAGGCAAATCAGTTATGGGTTTATCCCATTAGGTTACgcataaaataaacactgatgtgtttttatttgcttctGTTTAAAGTCAAGTAAGTGTTTTGAACACCCCAGAATTccttctgttaaaaaaaaaaaatgcttcttaTTGTTGTCAATACACACTACAATGCCTTATCTTTTTTATCCTGTTCCTATTGACATGCCAGCATCCAGCGTGGAGGGTCAGAGTCCAATGACAATTGTatatacacaatcacatgaacacacaaacagagcaactGCAAAAGCTAAATTGACAAATAGTGTGTGTGGGTCACTCTTGAAATATCTCACATGTAAAACCATTAATTACAAATTTGACCTTGTGGGTTTTATTTGTAGAGAACAGGGTCGTGTTTTTATACAGagaataactttttttgtctgattctttgatatttacaaaaattattttgtaaatatcaatttttttttcgagcaCCTCagtcatttttgcttttaagtttgcacttttttctCAGCTGTAACACCCTGGAATTTAGTCTGCCCTTAATTTAATTACAGAATTttgctattttgtgtgaattgTGCTACGTTCACTGAGGCACAGACTGGCCAAACTACTGAAAATCTCTGTGAGACTTTACAAATGCTAATCTGATCTCACATTTTCATGTGCCAGCCTGTTTTATATCTGATTAGCACTTGTGTGGGCACCCAGCAGCACTAGTCACACTGCATAATCATTCAAAACAGCCTAAAGGCATTGTTAAGGCCTTGATCCCAACGGCCATCTTCTAATACTGGGGGCTAGACTGATGTTTGCCCCATTCAAACTCTACGACACAGACGACTGAGAGGAGGGAGCTGTTGTTTAACACACAAGTTTCTTTGAACAGGACACATCTTGCCTTACTCACCATGGTGACAGAGATTCAGCGTTGTTTTGATGTAGATAAGAAGTTGTTACTAGACTTTTGCTGCTAGTTTGATAAGCAAATCAGTGCCTGTAGACATGAAAGGATGGCTGTCTTACGTCAGTGGGCCGTCatgctgtgttgtttgttcCACCTTGTTGTCCTCTATGGTGCGGGCTGGTTTCAAAACAGGATGGTTATGAGAAGATGTACTTGAAATGTTTAGCTACAGTTTAAATTTGTTGAAAGTGCGTCAGAGATGTTTTCCTTTCACTGGTTTCCTCAAAAATGTCCATCTTTGATCAACATCTTGAGTCAATCCAAACAAAAATTGACTGCTATAAGCTTCAAAGAGGTGTTTGCTGGAGACTGATTGTAATGGACCGCATGAGGGAAACTGTACTGTCCATTGAGGTTGAAAGTAGTGGTGGCAAATAAATTTCAGTTTAAGCATTGtgtttaagtacaattttgaggtacttgcaATTTAATTGAGTACTTTAATTTTATGCTACTTTGTGCTTCTACTACTTTTTGCATTACGATTTTACATTGCATTGTCTTAGATTAAACTACCCATACTTTTAAGAGGCAATTAAAATGAGCTCGTCCTCAAACAGTTACAGCATCATAATAATGGTCCAGTAAGAATAAGAACAACACATGTAACACATGAGAACTTTTATTTCCTTGTAATTCTTAAGTACATTTTGTGATCTAAACAGGGGGCTTTTTACTTGTGATGGAGTATTTTTCAGCAAATTGTCTAACACTTCCTCTACCACAGATTGCAAGGTTAGTAATTTATTCCCGGCTCTGTCAAGTGCCCTTAAATGTCATGAAATGCGTCATCCAACACCTGAAATGGAATATCAGTGTTCCCTGTGCCAATAGAAGAGGCTACACTGCCACCCAGTGACAGAGCAGTGTAAGAGCTTGaatgtgaataaaacat
Proteins encoded:
- the LOC121186470 gene encoding apolipoprotein A-I-like, whose protein sequence is MKVLVVLVLAIFSGCHANLFYADAPKPQLEVLTDAFWDYVGKATQTADDTLQMIKKSQFGQEVSARLTESADIASTYAVTLQEQLPPAAQDLVVKVTAEADVLKERLNQELSTVRERLEPYTEDMKAQIQQRVEQLKQELAPYADSLDSDALRTTLMQKTEELKINLEQNVRELQTQLGPYTDDLKQKVDQHLQDFKERVAPVTEKVQSELTQRAQQVKEMAAPYVDEVREKLNPYAQDLQARLMSLYESFVRTN
- the LOC121186471 gene encoding apolipoprotein A-I-like, whose translation is MKVFVVLAIAVLSGCHANLFYADPPKPQLEVLTDAFWDYIAKATQTADDTLQMIRKSQFGQEVNARLADSADIAGKYAVTLQEQLPPAAQDLMTKITAEADVLRNVLTQELTSVRDKLEPYTEDMKAQIQQRVEQLKQELAPYADSLDSEALRTTLMQKSEELKTSLEQSVKDLQAQLGPYTDDLKQKVDQHLRDFQNSVTPMTEKVQVELSQRANLVKQVVAPYAEDLREKLDPYAQDLQAQLMSLYQSFVQAN